A window from Sphingobium sp. EM0848 encodes these proteins:
- a CDS encoding Lrp/AsnC family transcriptional regulator has translation MIDDRLNQRIVACLRRNGRASNSEIAREVGLSEAAVRQRVKRLLDARVIRFRAVVNAAMLGIEVTYLIRAAIRPTRLEALARRLRILPPVAYISKTTGEYNALIAMAAPDEDFAELFIESWFANNPDILRYEFDRVRKVYKYDPDRSLITGVVDDFQSLDLPGDFFVKWREDTVMEKIENINDMEKANAVRIDL, from the coding sequence ATGATCGACGATCGGTTGAACCAACGCATCGTCGCCTGTCTGCGTCGCAACGGGCGTGCATCCAATAGCGAGATTGCGCGGGAAGTCGGCCTGTCCGAGGCTGCCGTCCGGCAACGGGTGAAAAGGTTGCTCGATGCGCGGGTGATCCGTTTTCGCGCCGTGGTGAACGCCGCGATGCTGGGCATCGAGGTGACATATCTCATCCGGGCCGCGATACGGCCGACAAGACTTGAGGCACTGGCCAGGCGGCTGCGCATCCTACCCCCTGTCGCTTATATTTCAAAGACGACGGGTGAATATAATGCGCTCATCGCCATGGCGGCGCCTGACGAGGACTTCGCTGAATTGTTCATCGAATCCTGGTTCGCGAATAATCCCGATATCTTGCGATACGAATTTGATCGTGTTCGCAAAGTCTACAAATACGACCCGGATCGTTCCTTGATCACCGGGGTAGTTGACGATTTCCAATCCCTGGATCTTCCCGGCGATTTCTTCGTGAAATGGCGTGAGGACACAGTGATGGAAAAAATTGAAAACATTAATGATATGGAGAAGGCAAATGCGGTTCGGATTGATTTATGA
- a CDS encoding Lrp/AsnC family transcriptional regulator, with protein MRHSQKSPDFRHSVAFSQQIPNPLCVFYNDIFCSFADFGRMIMIRTLADATEARRSSREDDQVKLDSLDQAIVQTLVAEPRIPNAAIARRVGLSESAVAARINRLTAENTLRLTVERDARAEGFQIQAFARVETDIEEVDAAAEAICRLPEIDIVFGSVTPGVLTLIFFARDVDDFYAIVRRVEESSPHICFVSAQIAGDIYKYSTTYGLLS; from the coding sequence ATGCGCCACAGCCAAAAATCCCCGGATTTCCGTCATTCGGTTGCTTTTTCACAACAGATTCCGAATCCTCTATGCGTATTTTACAACGATATCTTCTGTTCCTTCGCTGATTTTGGGCGTATGATCATGATCAGAACGTTAGCGGATGCCACAGAAGCGCGCCGCAGTTCGCGAGAGGATGACCAAGTGAAGCTGGATAGTCTCGATCAGGCGATCGTTCAGACATTGGTGGCTGAGCCGCGCATTCCCAACGCGGCCATTGCTCGACGCGTCGGACTGTCAGAGTCTGCGGTGGCAGCGCGAATCAACAGGCTAACGGCCGAAAACACCCTGCGACTGACTGTCGAGCGTGATGCCCGGGCTGAAGGGTTTCAGATTCAGGCGTTTGCGCGCGTGGAAACGGACATCGAAGAAGTAGATGCTGCTGCCGAGGCAATATGCCGGTTACCAGAGATTGATATCGTGTTCGGTTCCGTGACGCCCGGTGTCCTGACCCTGATCTTTTTTGCGCGCGACGTAGATGATTTCTACGCAATCGTGCGCCGGGTGGAGGAGTCCAGTCCGCATATCTGTTTCGTTTCTGCCCAGATCGCGGGCGACATCTATAAATATTCGACGACCTACGGGCTATTGTCATGA
- a CDS encoding fatty acid--CoA ligase → MDSDTAEAATNFLPRPADLPDHAAYSGAAEPPLSPDLHHDLAAMRTLPDIARHHAKQRRDKEALLFEGRTQSYGEFDLSTNRVANALLAHGLGKGDRIAYVGKNSDLYFELMFGAAKAGVVLVSINWRLASEEIRFIIEDSGSLLVFSGPETLSTVLEATGDRQLIAMERADGGHPAFPAWRDAADDSDPDMVIGPDDVFLQLYTSGTTGFPKGVLITHENVLGIRRAQILSGRPWFDWTADDVCLVATPVGHIGGSGWGIIGLYAGAKNVIAREFSPDAILSQMEQHVVSKIFLVPSAMQIIIRDPRIKKVNFSRLRYILYSSSPIPLDLLRESMDAFGCGFIQSYGLTETAGGVTHLPPYDHDPSGNRKMRSAGIPMPGAEIAIIGEDGQFLPFDEVGEIVCRGSFATQGYWNRPDATADLFVGNGWLRTGDAGYLDTDGYLYLHDRIKDMIVSGGENIYPAEVENAIYGHPDVAEVAVIGIPDDKWGETVKAVVVARPGSSPTAEGIIAYAREKIAKFKCPRSVDFVDEIPKNPSGKILRRKIREPYWEGAARRIN, encoded by the coding sequence ATGGATTCCGACACAGCTGAAGCGGCGACGAATTTTCTACCAAGGCCCGCCGATCTGCCGGATCATGCCGCCTATAGCGGCGCCGCCGAACCACCGCTTTCCCCTGATCTGCATCACGACCTCGCCGCCATGCGGACATTGCCCGACATTGCCCGGCATCATGCGAAACAGCGGCGTGACAAGGAAGCGCTGCTGTTCGAGGGGCGAACGCAAAGCTACGGGGAATTCGACCTTTCCACCAACCGCGTCGCGAACGCCCTGCTGGCCCATGGCCTCGGCAAGGGGGACCGCATCGCCTATGTCGGCAAGAACAGCGACCTCTATTTCGAATTGATGTTCGGGGCGGCCAAGGCCGGCGTCGTTCTGGTTTCCATCAACTGGCGCCTGGCCAGCGAGGAAATCCGCTTCATCATCGAGGATTCGGGATCGCTGCTGGTGTTTTCGGGGCCGGAAACGCTCTCCACAGTGCTGGAGGCGACGGGGGATCGCCAGCTCATAGCCATGGAACGGGCCGATGGCGGGCATCCCGCCTTCCCGGCATGGCGCGATGCCGCAGACGATTCCGATCCCGACATGGTCATCGGGCCGGATGACGTCTTCCTTCAACTCTACACATCCGGAACGACCGGCTTTCCCAAGGGCGTGCTCATCACCCATGAAAATGTCCTAGGCATCCGGCGCGCGCAGATCCTGTCCGGACGGCCATGGTTCGACTGGACTGCGGATGACGTCTGCCTGGTGGCGACGCCAGTGGGGCATATCGGCGGTTCGGGCTGGGGCATCATCGGCCTTTATGCGGGCGCGAAAAATGTGATCGCGCGCGAATTTTCGCCCGACGCCATATTGAGCCAGATGGAACAGCATGTCGTTTCCAAGATTTTCCTTGTCCCATCGGCCATGCAGATCATCATTCGCGATCCACGGATAAAGAAGGTCAATTTTTCCCGCCTGCGTTACATTCTCTATTCCTCCTCGCCCATTCCGCTCGACCTGCTGCGCGAAAGCATGGACGCTTTTGGATGCGGCTTCATCCAGTCCTACGGCCTGACTGAAACCGCCGGCGGCGTGACCCATCTGCCGCCCTATGACCATGATCCGTCCGGCAATCGCAAGATGCGGTCGGCTGGCATTCCCATGCCCGGCGCGGAAATTGCCATCATAGGCGAAGACGGCCAATTCCTTCCGTTTGACGAGGTTGGTGAAATCGTCTGTCGCGGCAGCTTCGCGACGCAGGGCTATTGGAACCGTCCGGACGCCACTGCCGACCTGTTCGTCGGCAATGGCTGGCTGCGGACTGGCGACGCCGGCTATCTCGACACTGACGGCTATCTGTACCTGCATGACCGGATCAAGGACATGATCGTATCCGGAGGAGAAAATATCTACCCGGCCGAGGTTGAAAACGCCATCTACGGCCATCCCGACGTGGCCGAAGTGGCCGTGATCGGCATCCCGGACGATAAATGGGGAGAGACAGTCAAAGCCGTTGTCGTTGCGCGTCCCGGCAGCAGTCCGACAGCCGAAGGCATCATTGCCTATGCGCGTGAGAAAATCGCGAAATTCAAATGCCCCCGATCGGTCGATTTCGTCGATGAAATCCCCAAAAACCCATCCGGCAAGATCCTGCGCCGGAAAATAAGGGAGCCCTATTGGGAAGGTGCGGCAAGACGTATAAACTGA
- a CDS encoding GMC family oxidoreductase, producing METFDYIIVGAGSAGCVLADRLSADGRSTVLLLEAGGDDRPFRDLATFRNKLMLHIPVGFARAMLDPVVNWMYMTEPDPETKGRSHFWPRGKVLGGSSSINGLLYVRGQAEDYDVWRQLGCEGWGWSDVLPYFRRSQDQERGESDLHGVGGPLTVSDIRADNPTSDAVMEACVQAGMPISTDINGWDQHGVSPYQATTRKGRRCSTAVAYLHPAMRRSNLKVVTSALASRIVFKGKRATGIDYRKGNVTHRVHAGREVILCGGAINSPQLLELSGVGNAARLRELDISVVADLPGVGENLQDHFVVASRYRLKNSTYSFNRSAHGARFFWEVGKYLVSRRGLLSHVPSHVAAFCKSSPDLDSPDLQFHIHPASTDYEAMAKTGRMTLDKVPGLTFGVCQLRPESRGSIHLKSSDPAQHPSIQPHYLTSETDRAVTVAGLKWTRKIVEQPALAPHIDHEIVPGPAVASDEQLLDYARTAGTTIFHPVGTCKMGRDDLAVVDPQLRVRGIDGLRVVDASVMPRLVSGNTNAPVVMIAEKAADIILGRTGVGIQAA from the coding sequence ATGGAAACTTTCGATTACATCATTGTCGGCGCCGGTTCGGCGGGTTGTGTGCTTGCGGATCGTCTGTCGGCAGACGGCCGGTCGACCGTGCTTCTGCTCGAAGCAGGCGGCGACGACAGGCCTTTTCGGGACCTCGCAACCTTCCGCAACAAACTGATGCTCCACATTCCGGTAGGCTTTGCGCGGGCGATGCTCGATCCGGTCGTGAACTGGATGTACATGACCGAACCCGATCCAGAGACGAAAGGCCGGTCGCATTTCTGGCCCAGGGGCAAGGTTCTGGGGGGGTCCTCCTCCATCAACGGATTGCTCTATGTGCGTGGGCAGGCCGAGGATTACGATGTCTGGCGCCAATTGGGATGCGAAGGATGGGGATGGTCCGACGTGCTGCCCTATTTCCGCCGGTCGCAGGACCAGGAGCGGGGCGAGTCCGATCTGCATGGCGTGGGCGGGCCGCTGACCGTCAGCGACATCCGCGCCGACAATCCCACCTCTGACGCGGTGATGGAGGCGTGCGTGCAGGCCGGCATGCCCATTTCCACGGACATCAACGGCTGGGACCAGCATGGCGTCAGCCCCTATCAGGCGACCACGCGCAAGGGGCGCCGCTGCTCTACCGCCGTTGCCTATCTGCACCCGGCAATGCGCCGCTCCAATCTGAAGGTCGTGACGTCGGCCCTGGCCAGCCGCATAGTTTTCAAGGGCAAGCGCGCCACAGGCATCGATTATCGCAAGGGGAACGTAACGCACCGCGTCCACGCCGGGCGGGAGGTCATTCTGTGCGGCGGCGCGATCAATTCCCCGCAACTGCTCGAACTGTCGGGCGTAGGAAACGCGGCACGGTTGCGCGAGCTCGATATTTCGGTTGTCGCCGACCTTCCCGGGGTGGGTGAAAATCTTCAGGACCATTTCGTGGTTGCATCCCGCTATCGATTGAAAAACAGTACTTATTCATTCAACAGATCCGCGCATGGCGCCCGGTTTTTCTGGGAAGTGGGCAAGTATCTGGTTTCCCGGCGGGGCCTGCTGTCCCACGTCCCATCCCATGTCGCCGCCTTCTGCAAGTCCAGCCCCGACCTCGACAGCCCGGACCTGCAATTTCATATCCATCCCGCCTCAACCGATTATGAAGCGATGGCGAAAACAGGCCGCATGACACTGGACAAGGTGCCCGGCCTGACATTCGGCGTTTGCCAGCTTCGCCCCGAAAGCCGGGGCTCGATCCACCTCAAATCGTCGGACCCGGCACAGCACCCGTCCATCCAACCCCACTATCTGACGAGCGAGACGGATCGCGCCGTGACTGTCGCTGGCCTGAAATGGACCCGGAAGATCGTGGAGCAGCCCGCGCTTGCCCCTCATATCGATCATGAAATCGTGCCCGGCCCCGCGGTAGCCAGCGATGAACAACTGCTGGATTATGCGCGAACGGCCGGAACGACCATCTTTCATCCCGTGGGAACCTGCAAGATGGGAAGGGACGATCTGGCCGTGGTCGATCCGCAATTGCGCGTTCGGGGTATCGATGGCCTTCGTGTCGTCGACGCGTCCGTCATGCCGCGACTCGTGTCGGGCAATACCAATGCGCCGGTCGTCATGATCGCGGAAAAGGCCGCCGACATCATTCTTGGCCGGACCGGCGTCGGCATACAGGCCGCATGA
- a CDS encoding putative quinol monooxygenase, whose product MILRVYRMTVADGREAEVRDVLKRLVDVVRDLPGCAGAEAMGDIDDPRSVLFIERWADRAAHEAASAQMPRDALKALVACLDTPPAAGWFQAING is encoded by the coding sequence ATGATCTTGCGGGTCTATCGCATGACCGTTGCTGATGGACGGGAGGCAGAGGTACGTGACGTGCTGAAGCGGTTGGTGGACGTCGTGCGCGACCTGCCGGGATGCGCCGGCGCAGAGGCCATGGGCGATATCGACGATCCCCGGTCCGTGTTGTTCATCGAACGGTGGGCCGATCGAGCCGCCCATGAAGCCGCATCCGCGCAAATGCCCCGCGATGCGCTCAAGGCCCTTGTCGCCTGCCTCGACACGCCGCCGGCCGCAGGCTGGTTTCAGGCCATCAACGGATGA
- a CDS encoding thiolase, which translates to MSDAFPRGRTAIVGAATYGIGEMPGYEAIDLAAMASRLAIEDAGLKLSDVDAVFTGLPQDFNSGLTIAEYLGIQTKMTENNRTGGSAFLTHVAHAALALDAGACDVALIAYGSNQRTMSSGLVSAFGPSPVEAPYKPRLPVMAYGLAAARHMHVYGTTPEQLASVAVSARQWANLNPDAFRQGPLSIEDCLASRYVATPLRVSDCCLVTDGAAAIVMTRAGRAAHLRKAPVHVLGTAAAVTHREIAQMPDLTVTGAAQSGPRALAQARLTPADVDVVQLYDAFTINTILFLEDLGFCPKGEGGRFVASGAIAPGGSLPVNTNGGGLSCVHPGMYGLFTLVEATMQLRREAGERQQDRSEIALCHGNGGVLSSQVTTILGTANAL; encoded by the coding sequence ATGAGCGACGCTTTCCCAAGAGGCCGAACCGCCATTGTCGGCGCCGCGACCTATGGCATCGGCGAAATGCCGGGCTATGAAGCCATCGATCTCGCCGCGATGGCCAGCCGGCTCGCCATCGAGGATGCGGGCCTCAAGCTCAGCGATGTCGATGCGGTGTTCACCGGACTGCCGCAGGATTTCAATTCCGGCCTGACGATCGCGGAATATCTGGGCATCCAGACCAAGATGACCGAAAACAACCGGACCGGCGGCTCCGCCTTCCTGACGCATGTCGCACATGCGGCCCTGGCGCTCGACGCCGGCGCCTGCGACGTCGCCCTGATCGCTTATGGAAGCAACCAGCGGACCATGTCCAGCGGCCTCGTCAGTGCATTCGGTCCGTCGCCTGTCGAAGCGCCCTACAAACCGCGACTGCCTGTCATGGCCTATGGGCTCGCGGCGGCGCGCCACATGCATGTCTATGGCACGACGCCCGAGCAATTGGCGTCGGTGGCGGTCTCTGCGCGCCAATGGGCCAATCTCAACCCGGATGCCTTTCGCCAGGGCCCGCTCTCGATCGAAGACTGTCTTGCCAGTCGATATGTCGCCACCCCGTTACGGGTCTCGGACTGTTGCTTGGTCACCGACGGCGCCGCCGCGATCGTCATGACGCGGGCCGGTCGCGCTGCCCATCTCCGCAAGGCTCCCGTCCATGTGCTGGGAACGGCGGCGGCGGTGACGCATCGCGAAATAGCGCAGATGCCCGACCTTACCGTTACCGGGGCCGCGCAGTCGGGCCCCCGCGCCCTTGCACAGGCCCGGCTGACGCCAGCCGATGTCGATGTGGTGCAACTCTACGACGCCTTCACGATCAACACGATCTTGTTCCTGGAGGATCTGGGCTTCTGCCCCAAGGGCGAAGGCGGCCGATTTGTAGCGAGCGGCGCCATCGCACCGGGAGGGTCGTTACCCGTCAACACCAATGGCGGAGGACTTTCCTGCGTTCATCCGGGAATGTACGGCCTGTTTACGCTGGTCGAGGCCACGATGCAGCTGCGCCGCGAAGCCGGCGAACGCCAGCAGGACAGAAGCGAGATCGCCCTGTGCCATGGCAATGGCGGCGTGCTGTCCAGCCAGGTCACGACGATCCTGGGCACAGCGAACGCCCTTTGA
- a CDS encoding Zn-ribbon domain-containing OB-fold protein, translating into MGDRRMSEPQQQAPIAYYFQQLAAGHFMIQRSRSSGQYVFYPRLFAPGSGDMDLEWVEASGKGTIYSSTTIPKRPPEADETLSIIELEEGPRLLSRVMDAPAHESCIGDPVTAFIGEEDGKPILLFRREKQA; encoded by the coding sequence ATGGGTGATCGGCGTATGAGCGAGCCGCAACAACAGGCGCCGATCGCCTATTATTTTCAGCAACTGGCCGCCGGCCACTTCATGATCCAGAGGTCCAGATCATCGGGGCAATATGTCTTTTATCCGCGCCTGTTCGCGCCGGGCAGCGGCGACATGGATCTGGAATGGGTGGAAGCGTCCGGCAAGGGGACGATCTATTCCAGCACGACCATTCCAAAACGCCCGCCGGAGGCCGACGAGACCCTGTCCATCATCGAACTGGAAGAGGGACCGCGCCTGCTGAGCCGGGTCATGGATGCGCCTGCGCATGAAAGCTGCATAGGCGACCCGGTAACCGCATTTATCGGAGAGGAGGATGGAAAGCCGATCCTGCTGTTCCGCCGGGAGAAACAGGCATGA
- a CDS encoding SDR family NAD(P)-dependent oxidoreductase produces MTNDMSLENRTIVVTGGAQGIGQAVARKALSLGANVAVIDMRREPIDELAQQHPDRLLVQTGSVSDEAFVQQAMQATVDRFGAIDGLVNNAGITRPAMLMKMDRQQWDDVIDVNLTGCFVCLQAAATHMVQRFKENGIGGAIVNISSDAGRKGTLGQVNYGAAKSGVLGLTMSAARELARYQVRVNSILFGVVATEMTTTLRTEERFRERYLEEIPLGHFLEPDVAARSIAFLLSDASAYITGQHLSVNGGWVIGV; encoded by the coding sequence ATGACAAACGACATGTCGCTGGAAAACCGGACCATCGTGGTCACTGGCGGCGCACAGGGAATCGGCCAGGCCGTTGCCAGGAAAGCCCTGTCCCTTGGCGCGAACGTCGCCGTCATCGACATGCGGCGCGAACCCATTGACGAGCTTGCGCAACAGCATCCCGACAGGCTCCTGGTCCAGACCGGCAGCGTTTCCGACGAAGCCTTCGTCCAGCAGGCCATGCAGGCGACCGTCGACCGGTTCGGGGCGATCGACGGGCTGGTCAACAATGCCGGCATCACGCGCCCGGCCATGTTGATGAAGATGGACCGCCAGCAATGGGACGACGTCATAGACGTCAACCTGACCGGCTGTTTCGTCTGCCTTCAGGCCGCCGCCACGCACATGGTCCAGCGTTTCAAGGAAAACGGCATCGGGGGCGCCATCGTGAACATCAGCTCCGACGCGGGCAGGAAGGGGACGTTGGGCCAGGTCAATTACGGCGCCGCCAAGTCCGGCGTCCTTGGCCTGACGATGAGCGCCGCGCGCGAACTCGCCCGCTATCAAGTGCGGGTGAACAGCATATTGTTCGGAGTCGTCGCCACCGAGATGACGACGACTCTGCGCACGGAGGAACGCTTCCGGGAGCGTTATCTTGAGGAAATCCCGCTGGGCCATTTCCTGGAACCGGATGTGGCGGCGCGCTCCATCGCTTTCCTGCTGTCGGACGCCTCGGCCTATATAACGGGACAGCATCTGTCCGTGAATGGCGGATGGGTGATCGGCGTATGA
- a CDS encoding serine hydrolase domain-containing protein: MRNFTDKGEIGASLCIHHQGRAVVDLWGGNASETKPWEENTVSLVFSATKGATALAAHMLVERGELDLHKPISHYWPEFAQAGKQDATVLMALNHSVGLPGLREPVSQWAFEDWDFMVDALAREEPFWEPGTRNGYHLLTFGWTVGELVRRVSGKSLGAFFREELAEPYALDFAIGQKEGDEDRVAHIQPFEHRDMSNVVEFERMCLEQPESLPARAMINSGGYSPVLRDEETGRCIPDTPRARRAELGGAGGVTNARGLARLYALVAQPDAGPYSADLVSRMGQVSMATQRDAILQIPTRFALGFMKSLDNHHLPLGHILSAVLGDRAFGHVGAGGSIGFADPGAGMSFGYTMNKMGPGIWLNERGQSLVDAAYKCLGYRSRASGVWIR; encoded by the coding sequence ATGCGAAATTTCACGGACAAGGGCGAAATCGGCGCCAGTCTGTGCATCCATCATCAGGGGCGCGCCGTTGTCGATCTTTGGGGCGGCAATGCGAGCGAAACCAAGCCCTGGGAAGAAAATACCGTTTCGCTGGTCTTTTCCGCAACCAAGGGCGCGACTGCCCTCGCCGCGCATATGCTTGTCGAGCGCGGCGAACTCGATCTGCACAAGCCGATCAGTCATTACTGGCCCGAATTCGCTCAGGCCGGCAAGCAGGACGCCACCGTCCTGATGGCGCTCAACCACAGCGTGGGCCTGCCCGGCCTGCGCGAACCCGTGTCCCAATGGGCGTTCGAGGATTGGGATTTCATGGTCGATGCGCTGGCGCGGGAAGAACCCTTCTGGGAACCCGGCACGCGCAATGGATATCATCTGCTGACCTTCGGATGGACCGTGGGCGAACTGGTGCGCCGGGTTTCCGGCAAATCGCTGGGCGCCTTCTTCCGCGAGGAGCTTGCCGAACCCTATGCGCTGGATTTCGCCATCGGGCAGAAGGAAGGGGACGAGGATCGCGTGGCGCATATCCAACCGTTTGAACATCGCGACATGTCGAACGTCGTCGAATTCGAGCGGATGTGCCTTGAACAGCCTGAAAGCCTGCCGGCGCGCGCCATGATCAATTCGGGAGGCTACAGCCCTGTGCTGCGCGACGAGGAGACGGGGCGTTGCATCCCCGATACGCCCCGCGCCCGCAGGGCCGAACTGGGGGGAGCCGGCGGCGTGACCAATGCGCGCGGCCTTGCACGCCTCTACGCGCTGGTGGCACAGCCGGATGCCGGACCCTATTCCGCCGATCTCGTGTCGCGGATGGGACAGGTGTCGATGGCCACCCAGCGCGACGCCATCCTGCAAATCCCTACACGCTTTGCCCTGGGCTTCATGAAGTCGCTGGACAATCATCATCTGCCGCTCGGCCATATCCTGTCCGCTGTTCTGGGCGATCGCGCCTTCGGGCATGTCGGCGCGGGCGGCAGCATCGGTTTCGCCGATCCTGGCGCCGGCATGTCCTTTGGTTACACGATGAACAAAATGGGGCCGGGGATATGGCTGAATGAACGCGGCCAGTCGCTGGTCGACGCCGCCTATAAATGCCTGGGCTATCGGTCACGCGCTTCCGGCGTGTGGATAAGGTAA
- a CDS encoding MaoC/PaaZ C-terminal domain-containing protein: MNIEAFRRFSIPSAQERFTARDAMLYALGLGYGSDPERSEELDYVYEGRLKVHPAVALVLGRFEQWTNTPELEIDWRRILHAEQSLRVFRPIKADIDIRAEYSFTGLQDRGPDRGAMLHITKNIFAQGEPDPVATAVMSWLLAGDGGFGGDETVPSLAGPALPSTAPDDQLELAVPNQAALLYRLNGDYNPLHADPAAARTVGFDRPILHGLATYGYAWRALARMTADGDANRIEFFTARFSKPFYPGETLRTEIWRQGRDVRFRCKSVERDIIVLDRGTARLAAGPSPDM; this comes from the coding sequence ATGAACATCGAAGCCTTCCGGCGTTTCAGCATTCCATCAGCGCAGGAGCGGTTTACGGCGCGTGATGCCATGCTCTACGCCCTTGGACTTGGTTATGGCAGCGATCCGGAACGCTCGGAAGAGCTGGACTATGTCTATGAGGGCAGGCTGAAGGTCCATCCAGCCGTGGCGCTCGTGCTCGGGCGCTTCGAACAATGGACGAACACGCCCGAATTGGAAATCGACTGGCGTCGCATCCTGCATGCCGAACAGTCGCTGCGGGTTTTCCGCCCGATAAAGGCGGATATCGACATTCGGGCGGAATATAGCTTCACCGGGCTTCAGGATCGGGGGCCGGATCGCGGCGCCATGCTCCATATCACAAAGAATATATTTGCGCAGGGTGAACCGGACCCTGTCGCGACAGCCGTGATGTCCTGGCTTCTTGCTGGAGACGGCGGCTTTGGCGGCGATGAAACCGTGCCATCGCTGGCTGGCCCCGCCCTGCCCTCCACCGCGCCGGACGACCAGCTGGAACTGGCGGTGCCGAACCAGGCCGCCCTGCTCTATCGCCTTAACGGTGATTACAACCCGCTTCACGCCGACCCGGCGGCCGCACGGACAGTGGGTTTCGACCGGCCGATCCTGCACGGGCTTGCCACCTACGGCTATGCATGGCGGGCGCTGGCCCGCATGACGGCGGACGGAGACGCCAACCGGATTGAATTTTTCACCGCGCGCTTCAGCAAGCCCTTCTATCCTGGCGAGACGCTGAGGACGGAAATATGGCGGCAGGGGCGAGATGTCCGGTTCCGCTGCAAATCCGTCGAACGCGATATCATCGTGCTGGACCGTGGGACGGCACGTCTGGCTGCTGGACCTTCGCCAGATATGTGA
- a CDS encoding CaiB/BaiF CoA-transferase family protein, whose translation MAGNATSHDIERAGPLADIRVLDLTRVIAGPLATQIIGDLGADIVKIERPNGGDDSRHIGPPWMPGGAEAKLKDSTYYHSVNRNKRSMTVDFSNPRWCEILREMAKRCDVFVENFRPGTLRKYGLDYENLKQLNPGLIYCSLSGFGQDGPYSSRSGYDYLAQGMSGLMTVTGHPEDMPGGGPMRVGIPLVDILSGMNAATAIIAAIRHRDRMGEGQHIDISLFESAIASMLNPTSAWLNSQHSIGLTSNDHPSAAPYGIFEVDDGHLIIATFSDREFVRLAKALGHEEWIEDPRFAQNEARVANRETLKQFVTHALRGRTRAEWTDLLNAATVSCGPINKMEDLELDPQVIAREILVSMDRDAGIPVRTIASPLRFSSSPASYRRPPPAPGEHTAEILHEYFDLTEEEIASLYGACDADSAGREHNRYKQAET comes from the coding sequence ATGGCTGGCAATGCAACATCCCACGACATCGAACGCGCCGGCCCGCTGGCGGATATTCGCGTCCTCGATCTGACCCGGGTGATAGCCGGTCCGCTGGCGACCCAGATCATCGGCGATCTTGGCGCGGACATAGTGAAAATCGAAAGGCCCAATGGCGGCGACGATTCCCGCCATATCGGCCCGCCATGGATGCCCGGCGGGGCAGAGGCGAAACTGAAGGATTCGACTTACTATCATTCGGTCAATCGCAACAAGCGGTCCATGACCGTGGATTTTTCCAATCCCAGATGGTGCGAAATCCTGCGGGAAATGGCAAAGCGTTGCGACGTGTTTGTCGAAAATTTCCGGCCGGGAACCCTGCGCAAATATGGGTTGGACTATGAGAATCTGAAGCAGCTCAATCCCGGGTTGATTTATTGTTCCCTGTCAGGCTTCGGCCAGGATGGTCCCTATTCTTCCCGATCGGGCTATGACTATCTCGCGCAAGGCATGAGCGGACTAATGACCGTGACCGGGCATCCGGAGGACATGCCGGGCGGCGGCCCCATGCGTGTCGGCATCCCGCTGGTCGACATCCTCTCCGGCATGAACGCGGCGACCGCGATCATCGCTGCGATCCGGCACAGGGACCGGATGGGTGAAGGGCAGCATATCGACATATCCCTCTTCGAATCCGCCATCGCGAGCATGTTGAACCCCACATCGGCCTGGTTGAACAGCCAGCATTCGATCGGGCTGACATCCAACGATCATCCAAGCGCAGCGCCTTATGGGATATTCGAGGTGGACGATGGCCATCTTATCATCGCCACTTTCAGCGACCGCGAATTTGTCCGCCTTGCAAAAGCTCTGGGGCATGAGGAATGGATAGAGGACCCCCGTTTCGCACAGAACGAGGCGCGGGTAGCCAATCGCGAAACGCTCAAGCAGTTTGTGACACACGCCCTCCGAGGACGGACGCGCGCCGAATGGACCGATCTTCTCAATGCAGCGACCGTGTCATGCGGGCCGATAAACAAGATGGAAGATCTGGAACTGGACCCGCAGGTCATTGCCCGGGAAATCCTTGTTTCCATGGACCGCGACGCCGGAATACCGGTCAGGACGATCGCCAGCCCGCTGCGCTTTTCTTCATCTCCTGCATCCTATCGCCGGCCTCCGCCCGCACCGGGGGAGCACACCGCCGAAATATTGCATGAGTATTTTGACCTGACGGAAGAGGAAATAGCCTCGCTTTACGGCGCGTGCGATGCCGATAGTGCGGGGCGTGAGCACAATAGGTACAAGCAGGCGGAAACATGA